A genomic segment from Bradyrhizobium diazoefficiens USDA 110 encodes:
- a CDS encoding DNA polymerase III subunit delta': MSPRQAERESAIPHPRETSRLFGHREAETALLSAYRSGRIPHAWLIGGPQGIGKATLAYRMARFVLAHGQPLADVVQRAESLAVDPDDAVARQVAAESHGGLLTLERTANDRGVMRTVITVDETRETISFFGSTAAAEGWRVCIVDTVDELNPNAANALLKILEEPPQQSLFLLVSHAPARVLATIQSRCRKLRLRPLGTDEVISAAAEAAGLAPTDLALREAAEASEGSVARALTLLGGDALKLQQRTAALLARLPQVDPRELHTLGDSLGTSDRVALAAFIDGIDRWIAERLHADEANANQNLPRLARLAEVWEKIVRAARDTETYNLERKPLVFSVFGWLADATR; encoded by the coding sequence ATGAGTCCGCGTCAGGCAGAGCGCGAGAGCGCCATTCCGCATCCGCGCGAGACCAGCCGTCTGTTCGGCCATCGCGAGGCCGAGACGGCGCTGCTGTCGGCCTATCGCAGCGGTCGCATCCCGCACGCCTGGCTGATCGGCGGGCCGCAGGGGATCGGCAAGGCGACGCTGGCCTACCGCATGGCGCGCTTCGTGCTGGCGCACGGCCAGCCGCTGGCGGACGTCGTGCAGCGCGCCGAGAGCCTGGCAGTCGACCCTGATGACGCCGTGGCGCGCCAGGTCGCCGCAGAGTCCCATGGCGGGCTGCTGACACTGGAGCGCACGGCGAACGACCGCGGCGTGATGCGCACCGTGATCACCGTGGACGAGACGCGCGAGACGATCTCGTTCTTCGGCTCGACGGCAGCAGCCGAAGGCTGGCGCGTTTGCATCGTCGACACGGTCGACGAGCTCAATCCGAATGCGGCTAACGCGCTTCTGAAGATCTTGGAGGAACCGCCGCAGCAATCGCTGTTCCTGCTGGTGAGCCACGCGCCCGCGCGCGTGCTCGCCACAATTCAGTCACGCTGTCGCAAGCTGCGCCTGCGGCCGCTCGGAACGGACGAGGTGATCAGTGCCGCCGCGGAAGCGGCCGGCCTCGCTCCGACCGATCTGGCGTTGCGCGAGGCGGCGGAGGCTTCGGAGGGCAGCGTCGCGCGGGCGCTGACGCTGCTCGGCGGCGATGCGCTGAAACTCCAGCAGCGCACGGCGGCACTGCTTGCGCGATTGCCACAGGTCGATCCGCGCGAATTGCACACGCTCGGCGATTCGCTCGGCACCAGCGACCGCGTCGCGCTTGCGGCCTTCATCGACGGCATCGACCGCTGGATCGCGGAACGGCTGCATGCGGATGAGGCCAATGCCAACCAGAACCTGCCGCGCCTTGCGCGCCTAGCTGAGGTATGGGAAAAGATCGTCCGCGCCGCGCGCGACACCGAAACCTACAATCTGGAGCGAAAGCCCTTGGTTTTCTCGGTGTTCGGCTGGCTGGCGGACGCAACGCGCTAG
- the tmk gene encoding dTMP kinase has protein sequence MSDSAVQRSSGRGRFITFEGGEGTGKSTQIKKLADRLKAARMRTLVTREPGGSPGAEIMRHLVLSGMGKLLGPEAETLLFAAARDDHVHTVIEPALKQGIWVLCDRFADSTRAYQGSLGSVSPGLINAMQRVTIGDLKPDLTIILDLPVEIGLQRAAARRGSGTPDRFEGEQLSFHQGLREAYRKIAADEPARCVLIDANSDPDTVAGRVWSALRDRLLPTPASVVSV, from the coding sequence ATGAGTGACAGTGCGGTACAGCGGTCGTCCGGACGCGGACGCTTCATCACCTTTGAGGGCGGCGAGGGGACTGGCAAGTCCACCCAGATCAAGAAGCTCGCCGACCGCCTCAAGGCAGCAAGGATGCGCACCCTTGTGACGCGCGAGCCGGGCGGCTCGCCGGGTGCCGAGATCATGCGCCATTTGGTGCTGTCGGGCATGGGCAAGCTGCTCGGCCCCGAAGCCGAGACGCTGCTGTTCGCGGCCGCGCGCGATGACCATGTCCACACCGTGATCGAGCCCGCGCTCAAGCAGGGCATTTGGGTGCTGTGCGACCGCTTCGCCGACTCGACGCGCGCCTATCAGGGCAGCCTCGGCAGCGTTTCTCCCGGTCTGATCAACGCGATGCAGCGCGTTACGATCGGCGATCTCAAGCCGGACCTCACCATCATCCTCGACCTGCCGGTCGAGATCGGCCTCCAGCGCGCCGCCGCCCGTCGCGGCAGTGGCACGCCTGACAGGTTCGAGGGCGAGCAGCTCAGCTTCCACCAGGGCCTGCGCGAGGCCTATCGCAAGATCGCCGCGGACGAGCCCGCGCGCTGCGTGCTGATCGACGCCAATTCCGATCCGGATACGGTCGCAGGCCGCGTCTGGAGCGCACTTCGCGATCGTCTCCTTCCGACGCCGGCCTCGGTGGTGTCGGTATGA
- a CDS encoding D-alanyl-D-alanine carboxypeptidase family protein: MAFRFISLRRSRFTSGMLVRALVAGLLLASLGWCGVLYAANQSIQGAKKAEDTGFDGDAPTAILIEASSGSVLFEKNADELRAPSSMMKLMTAEVVFNAIQKGDIKLTDEYRISENAWRKGGAPSGGSTMFAAINSKVSVDDLLHGAIIQSGNDACIALAEAMAGNERIFAADFMTKRARELGMTKSTFGNSNGLPDPGNKMTVRELGILARHIILDFPEFYKLFGEKEYTWNKIRQPNRNPLLNSMEGADGLKTGYTKEGGYGMVGSAVQNGTRLIVVVNGLEDPEDRATEAKKMLEWGFRNFETRTLIAADQPVGYAKVFGGESRSVKLIAKTPVKVMVHKNGSDKLIARVVYSGPVRAPVEAGQKVGVVKVWRSGNIAVETPVYAAEAIGTGSTMRRAIDGASELVIGMFRAGAEKL; the protein is encoded by the coding sequence ATGGCATTTCGTTTCATTTCGCTCCGTCGCAGCCGCTTCACCTCCGGCATGCTGGTGCGCGCGCTTGTCGCCGGGCTGCTGCTCGCGAGCCTCGGCTGGTGCGGCGTGCTCTACGCCGCCAACCAAAGCATCCAAGGCGCCAAGAAGGCGGAAGATACCGGCTTTGACGGCGATGCCCCCACCGCGATCCTGATCGAGGCCTCCAGCGGCAGCGTGCTGTTCGAGAAGAACGCCGACGAGCTGCGCGCGCCGTCCAGCATGATGAAGCTGATGACGGCGGAGGTCGTCTTCAACGCCATCCAGAAGGGCGACATCAAGCTGACCGACGAATACCGGATCAGCGAGAACGCCTGGCGCAAGGGCGGGGCGCCGTCGGGCGGCTCGACCATGTTCGCCGCCATCAACAGCAAGGTCTCGGTCGACGATCTCCTGCATGGCGCGATCATCCAGAGCGGCAACGACGCCTGCATTGCGCTGGCCGAAGCCATGGCGGGCAATGAGCGCATCTTTGCCGCCGACTTCATGACCAAGCGAGCCCGCGAGCTCGGCATGACCAAGTCGACCTTCGGCAACTCCAACGGTCTGCCAGACCCCGGCAACAAGATGACGGTGCGCGAGCTCGGCATCCTCGCCCGCCACATCATCCTGGACTTTCCGGAGTTCTACAAACTGTTCGGCGAGAAAGAGTACACCTGGAACAAGATCCGGCAGCCCAACCGCAATCCGCTGCTCAACTCGATGGAAGGCGCCGACGGCCTCAAGACCGGCTACACCAAAGAGGGCGGCTATGGCATGGTCGGCTCGGCCGTGCAGAATGGCACGCGGCTGATCGTCGTCGTCAACGGGCTGGAAGACCCCGAGGATCGCGCCACGGAAGCCAAGAAGATGCTGGAATGGGGCTTTCGCAATTTCGAGACCCGCACGCTGATCGCGGCCGACCAGCCTGTCGGCTACGCCAAGGTGTTCGGCGGCGAGAGCCGCTCGGTGAAGCTGATCGCCAAGACGCCCGTGAAGGTGATGGTGCACAAGAACGGCAGCGACAAGCTGATCGCGCGCGTCGTCTATAGTGGCCCGGTGCGGGCCCCGGTCGAAGCCGGCCAGAAGGTCGGTGTGGTGAAGGTCTGGCGCAGCGGCAACATCGCGGTGGAGACGCCGGTCTATGCGGCTGAAGCGATCGGCACCGGCTCGACGATGCGCCGCGCCATCGACGGCGCCAGCGAGCTCGTGATCGGCATGTTCCGCGCAGGCGCCGAGAAGCTCTGA
- a CDS encoding alpha/beta fold hydrolase: MSSTRVIKANGIDLFIREAGQGPLVVLCHGWPELSYSWRHQIPALAAAGFHVVAPDMRGYGQSAAPADVSAYSIFDTVGDIVGLVQALGESKAMVVGHDWGAPVAWHAALFRPDIFTAVAGLSVPPPFRGRGKPLDLLRQGGVTNFYWQYFQVPGVAEVELERDVARTMRIVLGGRGLADPSAAMFVQEGKGFLGHATADEPLPDWLSEADLAYFTETFRKSGFRGGLNWYRNLDRNWELTAPWQDAQIHQPSLFIAGSKDAVITGLIGAKRVNELERVLPNLTRKLIIEGAGHWVQQERPDEVNAALVKFLREASAR; encoded by the coding sequence ATGTCTTCCACCCGCGTGATCAAGGCCAACGGGATCGACCTTTTCATCCGCGAGGCCGGCCAGGGACCGCTGGTCGTGCTGTGCCATGGCTGGCCGGAATTGTCCTATTCCTGGCGCCACCAGATCCCGGCGCTGGCGGCCGCCGGGTTTCACGTCGTCGCCCCCGACATGCGCGGCTACGGCCAGAGCGCGGCGCCGGCCGACGTGAGCGCCTATTCGATCTTCGACACGGTCGGTGACATCGTCGGCCTCGTGCAGGCGCTTGGCGAGAGCAAGGCCATGGTAGTCGGCCACGATTGGGGGGCGCCGGTCGCCTGGCACGCGGCGCTGTTCCGCCCCGACATCTTCACGGCGGTGGCGGGCCTGAGCGTGCCACCGCCATTCCGCGGCCGCGGCAAGCCGCTCGACCTGCTGCGTCAGGGCGGCGTGACCAACTTCTACTGGCAGTATTTCCAGGTGCCCGGCGTCGCCGAAGTCGAGCTCGAGCGCGACGTCGCCCGCACCATGCGCATCGTGCTCGGCGGACGCGGCCTCGCCGATCCCTCCGCGGCCATGTTCGTGCAGGAGGGTAAGGGCTTTCTCGGCCACGCGACTGCCGATGAGCCGCTACCGGACTGGCTGAGCGAGGCCGACCTCGCCTACTTCACCGAGACATTCCGCAAATCCGGCTTCCGCGGCGGGCTGAACTGGTATCGCAACCTCGACCGCAACTGGGAGCTGACGGCGCCCTGGCAGGATGCGCAGATCCACCAGCCGTCCCTCTTCATTGCCGGTTCGAAAGACGCCGTCATCACAGGCCTGATCGGCGCCAAGCGCGTCAACGAACTCGAGCGCGTGCTGCCAAATCTCACACGAAAACTGATCATCGAAGGCGCCGGCCATTGGGTGCAGCAGGAGCGGCCCGACGAGGTCAACGCTGCGCTCGTGAAATTCCTGCGCGAAGCGTCGGCGCGCTAG
- a CDS encoding septal ring lytic transglycosylase RlpA family protein, with amino-acid sequence MGIRRSDSVLRAARGVAAAATCLALANCASSNKFASRVDPKYGVSSSPRVVALGDPVPKGGGTYRVGKPYVVAGRTYVPEEDVNYRAEGMASWYGDDFHGRLTANGEVFDMASLTAAHPTLPMPSYARVTNISNGKSLIVRVNDRGPYHGNRLIDVSNKAAELLEFKGNGVAKVRVEYVGRAPLEGSDDRQLMATLRTGIPAPSPSMVRVASARPFVPELPSSNRGAIRGEVPMPEGRPYSLGNTSADMASLNASSEMSASSRSRGRPLQNARAVSYDEDGRYATESAPSAAYASDGAAEARSILSGRGLY; translated from the coding sequence ATGGGGATCCGACGGTCAGATTCGGTATTGCGGGCCGCGCGTGGTGTTGCGGCGGCCGCGACCTGCCTCGCGCTCGCCAATTGCGCGTCCTCCAACAAATTCGCCAGCCGCGTCGATCCGAAATATGGCGTGTCCTCGAGCCCCCGGGTCGTGGCTTTGGGTGATCCGGTCCCGAAGGGCGGCGGCACCTACCGCGTCGGCAAGCCCTACGTCGTCGCCGGCCGGACCTATGTGCCGGAGGAGGACGTCAACTATCGTGCCGAGGGCATGGCGTCCTGGTACGGCGACGATTTCCATGGCCGCCTGACCGCCAATGGCGAGGTGTTCGACATGGCCTCGCTGACGGCGGCGCATCCGACCCTGCCGATGCCGTCCTATGCCCGGGTGACCAACATCTCGAACGGCAAGTCACTGATCGTCCGCGTCAATGACCGCGGTCCCTATCACGGCAACCGGCTCATCGACGTCTCGAACAAAGCCGCCGAACTCCTTGAATTCAAAGGCAATGGCGTCGCCAAGGTCCGCGTCGAATATGTCGGCCGGGCGCCGCTGGAAGGTTCCGACGACCGCCAGCTGATGGCGACCCTGCGCACCGGGATCCCGGCGCCGTCGCCTTCGATGGTCCGGGTCGCCTCGGCAAGGCCATTCGTGCCGGAGCTGCCCTCGTCGAACCGTGGCGCCATCCGCGGCGAGGTTCCGATGCCGGAGGGGCGGCCCTACAGTCTCGGCAATACCTCGGCCGACATGGCCTCACTCAATGCGAGCTCGGAAATGTCGGCCTCGAGCCGCAGCCGGGGCCGGCCGCTCCAAAACGCGCGCGCCGTGTCCTATGACGAGGACGGCCGCTACGCCACCGAGAGCGCGCCCTCGGCCGCCTATGCGTCTGATGGCGCGGCGGAGGCCCGCAGCATCCTGAGCGGCCGCGGCCTCTACTAA
- a CDS encoding TIGR00645 family protein, with protein sequence MSVEPAPTTEARPPSPRLGLLPMIIFGSRWLQLPLYLGLIVAQCVYIALFLKELWHLSWHALDLTEQQIMMSVLALIDVVMISNLLVMVIVGGYETFVSRLDLQGHPDEPEWLGHVNASVLKIKLAMAIIGISSIALLRTFIEAGNLGSNRAGFTETGVMWQVLIHITFIVSALGIAYVDKLSDSGMRNKHAE encoded by the coding sequence ATGTCGGTTGAGCCTGCCCCCACGACCGAGGCCCGCCCGCCCTCGCCGCGCCTCGGCCTGCTGCCGATGATCATCTTCGGCTCGCGCTGGCTGCAACTGCCGCTCTATCTCGGACTGATCGTGGCGCAATGCGTCTACATCGCGCTGTTCCTCAAGGAGCTCTGGCATCTGTCCTGGCACGCCCTCGATCTCACCGAACAGCAGATCATGATGAGCGTGCTGGCGCTGATCGACGTCGTGATGATCTCCAATCTGCTGGTGATGGTCATCGTCGGCGGCTACGAGACGTTCGTTTCGCGGCTCGATCTCCAGGGCCATCCCGACGAGCCGGAATGGCTCGGCCACGTCAATGCGAGCGTGCTGAAGATCAAGCTTGCCATGGCCATCATCGGCATCTCCTCGATCGCACTGCTCCGCACCTTCATCGAGGCCGGCAATCTCGGCTCGAACCGCGCCGGCTTCACCGAGACCGGCGTGATGTGGCAGGTGCTGATCCACATCACCTTCATCGTCTCGGCGCTAGGCATCGCCTACGTCGACAAGCTCAGCGATTCCGGAATGCGCAACAAGCATGCCGAGTAG
- a CDS encoding DUF1476 domain-containing protein produces the protein MTTFDKREQGFEAKFAHDEELIFKATARSNKLLGLWAAGQLGLSGDAAKSYSTALATDHLESRTMDEVLDKVSGDLAAKGVAREQVAAKFQECLHQAIQQLEAKE, from the coding sequence ATGACCACGTTCGACAAGCGCGAGCAGGGCTTTGAAGCCAAATTCGCCCACGACGAGGAGCTCATATTCAAGGCCACGGCCCGGTCGAACAAGCTGCTCGGGCTCTGGGCCGCCGGCCAGCTCGGGCTCAGCGGCGATGCCGCCAAGAGCTATTCCACGGCGCTGGCGACGGACCATCTGGAGAGCCGGACGATGGACGAGGTCCTGGACAAGGTGTCAGGCGATCTCGCCGCCAAGGGGGTGGCGCGCGAGCAGGTCGCCGCGAAGTTCCAGGAATGCCTGCATCAGGCCATTCAACAACTCGAAGCCAAAGAGTGA
- a CDS encoding DUF7168 domain-containing protein yields the protein MNQTSNPAALDKLKLRIQALRAKTIANGCTEEEALSAAAKVAELLDRHDLSLSDVDLRASPCERRVFETHRKKRIPLDDCIGALAHFCDCRVWREKNAAGESSYVFFGLGADVEVAHYLAELIDGAVRAELGRFKTSVDYSRFRHQERHLANASFALGMVASIADRLQAIKAGRDQVNESTGRGLVVLKTSVVDAEFDKLDLKLRTQRSTGRMVSMAAYEAGGAAGGSLAINPGLGEAQSGTTPKGR from the coding sequence GTGAACCAGACGTCCAATCCGGCCGCGCTCGACAAGCTCAAGCTTCGTATCCAGGCGTTGCGCGCCAAGACGATCGCCAATGGCTGCACCGAGGAAGAGGCGCTGTCGGCCGCCGCCAAGGTCGCCGAGCTGCTGGATCGCCACGATTTGTCGCTCTCCGACGTCGACCTGCGGGCGTCGCCGTGCGAACGGAGGGTCTTTGAGACCCATCGCAAGAAGCGAATTCCTCTGGACGATTGCATCGGCGCGCTTGCTCATTTCTGCGATTGTCGGGTCTGGCGCGAGAAGAATGCGGCCGGCGAGAGCAGCTATGTGTTCTTTGGTCTCGGCGCGGATGTCGAGGTCGCGCATTATCTGGCGGAATTGATCGACGGCGCCGTGCGCGCCGAGCTTGGTCGCTTCAAGACCTCGGTCGACTACAGCAGGTTCCGGCACCAGGAGCGGCATCTGGCCAATGCCTCCTTCGCGCTCGGCATGGTGGCGTCAATCGCGGACAGGCTACAGGCGATCAAGGCCGGTCGCGATCAGGTCAACGAAAGCACCGGTCGCGGGCTGGTCGTGCTCAAGACCTCGGTGGTCGATGCCGAATTCGACAAGCTCGACCTCAAGCTCCGGACCCAGCGCAGCACCGGCCGGATGGTGTCGATGGCGGCCTATGAAGCCGGCGGCGCCGCGGGCGGGTCGCTGGCCATCAATCCCGGCCTTGGCGAGGCGCAGTCAGGGACCACTCCCAAAGGACGCTGA
- a CDS encoding tyrosine-type recombinase/integrase, whose product MKGCIKERSPGHWAIILDQRDPATGKRKRKWHSFTGTKRAAQLECARLISETSDGAYVEPSKLALAQFFDRWLKHIKPNVSPRTHERYEQIATKNIVPLLGAKILSKLQPIDISEAYGKALENGRRDGKGGLSPRTVHHMHRVLFSALGQAERWRLIPRNPAALLEKRDRPKIERKPVRTIDANSTAAAFDAARERRLFIPLILATLCGLRRGEITALRWRSVDLDNGQLAVVASTEQTDAGTIREKEAKSGRARTIAMPAMAVEELRRWRVMQAEELLRLGVRGDDDRHVVTQADGSPLQPRSLTHSVSEFLKEWRVTLHGLRHSHASHMLASNIHPKIVQERLGHSSIAITMDIYSHLMPNMQGEAAAAVDVAMRAAINKRTDDVG is encoded by the coding sequence GTGAAGGGCTGCATCAAAGAGCGATCACCCGGCCACTGGGCCATTATCCTGGACCAGCGTGATCCGGCCACGGGCAAGCGCAAGCGGAAGTGGCACAGCTTCACAGGCACCAAGCGCGCGGCACAGCTTGAGTGTGCGCGTCTCATCAGCGAAACGTCCGATGGCGCCTATGTCGAGCCGTCAAAGCTTGCGTTGGCTCAATTCTTTGATCGCTGGCTGAAGCACATCAAGCCGAACGTCTCGCCGCGCACCCATGAACGTTACGAGCAAATCGCGACCAAGAACATTGTGCCGCTGCTCGGCGCCAAGATCCTTTCAAAGCTCCAGCCGATTGATATCAGCGAGGCGTATGGCAAGGCATTGGAGAACGGCCGGCGGGACGGGAAGGGCGGTTTGTCGCCGCGCACCGTGCACCATATGCACCGCGTTTTGTTTTCGGCCCTTGGGCAAGCCGAGCGCTGGCGCCTGATCCCCCGCAACCCGGCTGCCCTGCTCGAGAAGCGGGATCGCCCCAAGATCGAGCGCAAGCCGGTCAGGACCATTGATGCGAATTCTACTGCTGCCGCTTTCGATGCTGCGCGGGAGCGCCGCCTATTTATCCCCCTGATCCTTGCGACCCTCTGCGGCCTTCGTCGCGGCGAAATCACGGCGCTGCGCTGGCGCTCGGTGGACCTGGACAACGGTCAGCTGGCCGTCGTCGCGAGCACCGAACAGACGGACGCCGGCACGATCCGCGAGAAGGAAGCTAAGAGCGGCCGCGCGCGTACGATCGCGATGCCGGCAATGGCTGTCGAGGAGCTGCGGCGCTGGCGGGTCATGCAGGCTGAGGAACTGCTTCGCCTCGGTGTGCGCGGCGACGATGACCGGCATGTGGTCACCCAGGCGGACGGCTCGCCGCTCCAGCCTCGCAGCCTCACACACTCCGTTTCCGAGTTCCTGAAAGAATGGCGGGTCACGCTCCACGGCCTCCGGCACAGCCACGCCAGCCACATGCTGGCCTCGAACATCCATCCCAAGATCGTGCAGGAGCGGCTGGGCCATTCCTCAATCGCGATCACGATGGATATCTACAGTCATCTGATGCCGAACATGCAGGGCGAGGCCGCCGCGGCGGTTGACGTCGCCATGCGCGCCGCCATAAACAAGCGAACCGACGACGTTGGGTAG
- a CDS encoding helix-turn-helix domain-containing protein, translated as MTEKALTISVPEAGQRYFGLSRNAAYAAAERGDIPTIKIGRLLKVPVKALEQMLDCPRKTEAA; from the coding sequence ATGACGGAGAAGGCGCTTACGATCAGCGTACCCGAAGCCGGGCAGCGCTACTTTGGGCTTTCCAGGAACGCCGCATACGCCGCGGCGGAGCGCGGAGATATCCCCACGATCAAGATCGGGCGGTTGCTGAAGGTGCCGGTCAAGGCGCTCGAGCAGATGCTAGACTGCCCCCGCAAGACGGAGGCCGCATAA
- a CDS encoding helicase RepA family protein: MRTPDVVQARPKGFGFELFGNIRCPTEAAKSHIIKGIFAYDETSAWVGPPGSLKSALLADAAVAIASGSDWFGHRNKHQTGVIYFALERADLVRRRLLAIAKTKGLERLPIAVVPAVVDLVRPDSVRKVLDTIADVEAEFYGPEYDKATGAGVVIFDTWAKLIAAGGGDENQAKDQGAIFANIQRIKNVTGGPHVALIGHTGKEADRGPRGSSAIVGDVDLLVTISGEEIKTATISKANDAPEGPLFSFKSKVHEFGLDEDGDAITVNIVEPTEAPAPAARSAKLSANQQTFFRILHDAGDAGLTLEEWNNEAKAVGIGANRKATLHDLRKALEDRSMVREYGGRWKVNHGG, from the coding sequence ATGAGAACCCCTGACGTAGTGCAGGCCCGTCCGAAGGGTTTCGGGTTCGAACTGTTTGGCAATATTCGTTGTCCGACAGAGGCGGCCAAGTCGCACATCATCAAGGGCATATTCGCCTATGACGAGACGTCGGCTTGGGTTGGTCCACCTGGAAGCCTGAAGTCCGCCTTGCTGGCTGACGCTGCGGTCGCCATCGCCAGCGGATCGGACTGGTTCGGGCACCGCAACAAGCATCAAACTGGGGTGATTTACTTCGCCCTGGAACGCGCCGACCTCGTCCGGAGACGATTGTTGGCGATCGCGAAGACCAAGGGCCTGGAGCGGCTACCCATCGCTGTTGTCCCGGCGGTGGTCGATCTGGTTCGGCCGGACTCGGTGCGGAAGGTTCTCGATACCATCGCTGACGTAGAGGCGGAATTCTACGGGCCCGAGTACGACAAAGCCACAGGCGCCGGCGTCGTCATCTTCGACACATGGGCGAAGCTCATAGCTGCCGGCGGCGGGGATGAGAACCAGGCTAAAGACCAGGGAGCCATCTTCGCGAACATCCAGCGCATCAAGAACGTCACGGGCGGCCCTCACGTCGCCCTAATAGGGCACACCGGCAAGGAAGCCGACCGAGGTCCCAGAGGCAGCAGCGCGATTGTCGGTGACGTTGACTTGCTTGTGACGATCAGCGGCGAGGAGATCAAAACCGCTACCATCAGCAAGGCCAACGACGCTCCAGAAGGCCCGCTGTTCTCCTTCAAGTCGAAAGTGCATGAGTTCGGCTTGGACGAGGACGGCGACGCCATCACCGTGAACATCGTGGAGCCAACCGAAGCTCCCGCCCCGGCTGCCCGGTCGGCCAAGCTCTCAGCCAATCAACAGACGTTCTTCCGCATCCTCCACGATGCTGGAGACGCCGGCCTGACGCTTGAGGAGTGGAACAACGAAGCAAAGGCAGTCGGCATCGGCGCCAACCGCAAAGCAACGCTGCATGATCTCCGCAAAGCCTTGGAAGACCGTTCTATGGTCCGAGAGTATGGCGGGCGGTGGAAGGTTAACCACGGGGGCTAG